CATGGCGGTGGCGGACGTCGCGTGCAAGAAGAAGACCGACTACGTGGACAGCCGTCAGAGTGTGGAGATCGAGTACCAGACGAGCGCGATCGGACGGAACGCGGAGAAGCTGGACGCCTTCCGCGCCGCCTGGACATGGACGCTGGACAGGGCCCGCCGCGTCACCTGACGCCCTCGCGCGCCCTACGGGTGCCGACTCCGGCCGGAGGGATGCTCCGGCCGGAGCCGTTCGATGACCCGCGTCAGCGGGTCGAGGCCGTCACGTTCCGCGCCGCCACGAGGCTCGCCTCGCTGCGCTCGTGGGAACTGTTCAGTTCCTTCTGGTTCTTCGCGATGAGGGCCTTCTGAAGGTCCCGCTCCGCCGCGAACCAGATGGGCACGAGGTTCACCTGCTGCTTGCAGTCGACCTCGGCGAGAGCGATCTTCTTCTCCGCCTCGGAAGCCGCCGGAGCGGTCGGTTCGGTGAGGTTCGCCGCGTCCCAGACCGTTTTGACCTCATGTCCGCGGTCCTTCATGCACGCCGCCCACTCGGCCATGGCGGTCTTGACCTCGGGGGTCTCCTGCGAGGCCATGAAGCTCTGCGCGGAGAGCTCCTCGGCCAGCGTCACATCGGGGCTGGGGACCTCGCGCATCGACTGCCCGACGCAGCCCCCCTCGGGGAGCGCCTTCCCGTCGAAGGACGCGACCGCCTTGCCGTCCTTCTTGCCCGCGAGGGCGATGGCAGCGGTCGGGGTCTCGATGTCGGCGACCTCGGCCGCGCCGCTCGCCTCGGCGGGCGTGTGATAGCCGTTCTGCTCCGCGTCGCTCCTGATGGTGATCCCGTACCTGCGCTCCATGTTCGCCGAGTTGCCGGAGACCGGCGGGTTGTCCCCGATGGTCTCCGTACGCCAGTCGGCGAACCCGAGGGACCGCATGCACTTGATCTCGGCGTTGCTGCGGCCCTCCAGGAAGACGACCTCGTCCGTGTACGGAACGAGGTACTTCTCGATCGGCAGCACGAGGCCCTTGGTCAGCCCCTCCGCCGGGACCGCGGCCGGCCAGCCGTCACGCTGCACCTCGGCCCACTTGCCGCTGCTCGACCCCTGCGCCGCCGGTTCGAGCCGCGAACCGGCCTGCTGCGTCCCGCACCCGGTCAGGAACGCCAGGGCGACAACCGTGGATACGGCGAGTTTCCTGTTCATGGTCAGAGCCTCTCGCTGCTGGCGTTGTTGTTGTGCAGAGCCGATATCAGGTTCTTGCTGTCGCCCGGATAGAAGGTCTGGTATGTGCCGCCGTATCCCGAGTTGTAGTACACGCGGTGGGAGGCGGAGTCCTCGTTCGCTCCCCCGGCCGCGTTGTTCTTGACGCCCTGCCCCGATCCCTCGCTGGGGCGGCACGCACTTCCCGCGTCGTGGATCACGAAGTCGCTGCCGTAGTTGAACTCGTAGGCGACTACGTGCAGTCCGCCCGAGGTGACGGCACTGCGCCCCTCGTGGTTGTACTCGTCCTTATTGGTGATGAAGCAGGACGTGTAGAAGATGCCGATGTTCTGCCTGCTGTTGTAGAAAAGGACAAAACACCGCGTGGACGAGGAACATTCATCCGAGCTGTAGGTGGTCACCGCACTGGCGGGCGTCGCGGACACTGCGAGCCCCAGAGCGGCAAGCCCACCGACGATCGCCGATCGGTAGGGCTTTTTCCATGTGCGTACCTTCACTTGATCTCCAGGTGAGTAAGGGTGGAGAGACTTCTCAGGCGGCGCGTCGGGGATTCAGGCCCTCGGTCGGCTGATGCGGTGAAAGAGTTCCTTTCTTCGAATCCCCCATTCGACTTCTTGCGGCCCGTCTGCGGAATGCAGATTTCCGCTTTCCGCGACAGGCGGGATGACCGTACTACGGGGCTCCGACAGCAAGATCGGAAAACAAACACATCCGGCCATACGGTGATCACGAATGGCCGAATCAAGTCGGTGGTTTCCCAGTGCGGCGGGTCGGCCAGCCGCCCCTGCGCGCCGGCTCAGCCCACCCTGCGAAACCATGTCGCATGCCCCGTACACGGACCGCTAGCGTGCGGGCATGAGCACACCCGAGACCACGCCTGCCGCCACGCCTTCCGAGGCCCACCCCCGCTTCGCCGAGGCCCTGCGCGAACTGGGACTGGACGTCGAGATCCGCCGCTTCCCCGAGGCCACCCGCACCGCCGCGGAGGCCGCTGCCGCCATCGGCTGCGGGCTCAGCGAGATCGTGAAGTCGCTGATCTTCGAGGCGGACGGTGTCCCGGTCCTCGTCCTGATGGACGGCTCGTCACGGGTGGACGTGGAGCTGGTGCGGCGCGAACTCCGCGCGGTGAAGGTCACCCGCCCGCGGGCCGACCTGGTCAGGGAGACCACCGGGTACGCGATCGGGGGCGTACCGCCCTTCGGCCACCGCACCAGGACCCGCGTCCTCGCCGACCGGGCGCTGCTCGACCACGCCGTGGTGTGGGCGGCGGCGGGCACCCCGTACACCGTCTTCCCCCTCGACCCGGAGACCCTGATCACGCATGCGGGCGGCACCCTCGTGGACGTGCGCGAGCAGGCGAAGTGACGCCGCTGGTCGCCTTCGCGGTCCTGACCGCCGCGATCACCCACGCCGGCTGGAACGCGATCGCCCATGCGATCAAGGACCAGCTCCTCTCCTTCACCCTGATCTCGGGTGGCGGTGTGCTGATCGGCGCGCTCGCCGCGGGCTTCGTCCCGTTCCCGGCGGCGGACGCCTGGCCGTACCTGGTCGTCTCCGCCGTCCTGCACGTCGCGTACATGATGCTGCTGATGCGCTCGTTCACGCTGGGCGACTTCGGCCAGATGTATCCGATCGCGCGCGGTACGGCCCCGTTGGTGGTGACGGTCCTCGCGGCCGTCTTCGTCGGCGAGGTCCCGGACGGCTGGGCGACGGCGGGCGTCGTGGTCGCCTCGGCCGGACTGGTCGGGCTGGCCCTGTGGGGCATCCGGGGTTCGGGAAAGCGCCCGCACTGGCAGGCCCTGACCGCCGCCGTGGCGACGGGCCTGGCGATCGCCGGGTACACGGTCGTCGACGGCGTGGGGGTACGGGCCTCCGGCACCCCGCTCGGCTACGTCGCCTGGCTGATGATCCTGGAGGGCCTGGCCATCCCCGCGTACGCGCTGTACCGGCGGCGGGGTCAACTGATCACCCAGCTACGGCCGTTCGCGGTCCGTGGCCTGCTCGGCTCGGCACTGTCGGTGACGGCGTACGGGCTGGTCCTGTGGGCCCAGACCAAGGCCCCGCTCGCCCCCATCGCGGCCCTGCGCGAGTCGTCGATCATCGTGGGCGCCGCGATCGGCGCACTGTTCTTCAAGGAACGGTTCGGCGC
The Streptomyces sp. NBC_00234 DNA segment above includes these coding regions:
- a CDS encoding EamA family transporter, which produces MTPLVAFAVLTAAITHAGWNAIAHAIKDQLLSFTLISGGGVLIGALAAGFVPFPAADAWPYLVVSAVLHVAYMMLLMRSFTLGDFGQMYPIARGTAPLVVTVLAAVFVGEVPDGWATAGVVVASAGLVGLALWGIRGSGKRPHWQALTAAVATGLAIAGYTVVDGVGVRASGTPLGYVAWLMILEGLAIPAYALYRRRGQLITQLRPFAVRGLLGSALSVTAYGLVLWAQTKAPLAPIAALRESSIIVGAAIGALFFKERFGAPRIAAAGLMVVGIGLMLHTS
- a CDS encoding YbaK/EbsC family protein; this translates as MSTPETTPAATPSEAHPRFAEALRELGLDVEIRRFPEATRTAAEAAAAIGCGLSEIVKSLIFEADGVPVLVLMDGSSRVDVELVRRELRAVKVTRPRADLVRETTGYAIGGVPPFGHRTRTRVLADRALLDHAVVWAAAGTPYTVFPLDPETLITHAGGTLVDVREQAK